The sequence TACTCTTTTCCACCTTTCGGATaatttgtaaagcactgaggaggtggaggggtggggggaatttaaactctctgtgttcctgcccctacagaggtcaagggtcaatctcaatgtgggccgtcatggtggattcaaggaaacggaattaccggtaagtctaattgcgggtTTTTTTGCTGGGCTGTGGAATGGACAAGCGCATGCGGACAACAAATGTTGTGccttctgcatcttttgcggccccattgaaatgaatgggtttgcatccgaTCCAGTAAAAAtgaggatcggatgtggaccaaaagtaCAGCCTAAATGTGTACCATTTCTCTGCACCTAGGTTCCCCTTCATTGTTTTTCAGCTATTGTTGACCTATAGCACATGGTGCCCCagtggcctaatggataaggcaCTGGCCTCCTAAGCCAGGGATTGTGGGTTCGAGTCCCATCTGGGGTGGTTGTGTCTTTTCCGTATCTTCTTTTCATTACATTGCAATATGGTCTCCCTTATGTTGCTAACTGCAATGTGTCCATTCTTTACCAGTATtgggctcctttcacatcactgtttctcctttccgttctccggctccgttgaggagcaggagaacggaaaggacggattctgcagataactgagacctaactgagcgtaacggaaCCTAAAgaccctatagactataatggggtccgttcagTGTCTGCTCAGaatatgatttttgagcggagactaAAGTCATGCatgcaaggacctgatctttccggaccgggaaagagcaggccggaatacctcgggaactggaggcgcctggatcgtccctggccaacactttccaggtgtggtcccccatactggaaagaagggacgaacccaaaaaaagtgcagagtgtgtcacaagagggggatacggaaggacaccaccactcagtgtgacacgtgccccgatcatccgggcctctgcgttatcgattgcttcagggattaccacacttccatggagtactaaatttttataatccccaacagtccactagagaacataataaactatgtctctcagactttggagacacggaaacaatttttctttccgccaaaaatattagttttagtgcaggcatcctcaaactgtggccctccagatgttgtaaaactataactcccagcatgcccagacaacctacagccatcagcagggcatggtgggaattgtagttttacaacatctggagggccgcagttttaggatgcctgcttagtgtctccaaagtctgagagccatacatattgggcatcgtcgcgtgcgtaaaagtcgtcgctataaaaataacttttgaccaaacgcctcggatgaacggtgttaaaaatataaaataaaaacggtgccaaaacacccatttttgggcaaaatttcaatttgaatccattttgccggtaataaagcaagggttaacagccaaacaaaactaaatatttattgccccgattctgtagttttcagaaacaccccatatgtggtcgtaaatggctatatagccacacggcagggcatagaacgaagggaactccatacggtttctgggaggcagattttgatggacattttttttttttacaccatgtcccattagaagtcccccctgatgtagcctagactagaaactccaaaaaagtgaccccatctaagaaactacacccctcaaggtattcaaaagttactttacaaactatgttaaccctttaggtgttccacaaaactaaatagcgaatgtagaaaccattttagaatttaatttttttgttacattgcctcaaaaagagtaatatagagcaaccaaaaatctaatttacccataaaatagtcccaaaacaacaaccaccttatccagtagtttcctagatagggtcacttttatgaagtttctactctaggggtgcatcagggggcttgaaagggtacatggtgtaaataaaccagtccagcaaaatctgccttccaaaaaccatatgacgttccccttcttctatgtcctgccgtttagccaaatagtagtttacggccacatatagggtgtttctgcaaactacagaatcagggcaacccattttgagtcaatcgcccaaaaaaaaataaaaaaaactatggctcagaatatagagacactaaaacataatttgttttgtttcaaaaatgaaatcattgtgtaaaacttgcataaatagtaaaaaaaagtatacatattaggtatcgccgcatccgtatcgaccggctctataaaaatatcacatgacctaacccctcaggtgaacaccgtaaaaaaaaaaaaaaaaacagtgtaaaaaaagctcttttttgtcatcttacatcacaaaaagtgtaatagcaagcgatcaaaaagtcatatgcaccccaaaatagtgccaatcaaaccatcatctcatcccgcaaaaaatgagaccctacccaagattatcacccaaaaactgaaaaactatggctctcagactatggagacattacaacattattttttttgtttcaaaaatgaaatcattgtgtaaaacttgcataaataaaaaaaattgtatacatattaggtatcgctgcgtccgtgacaacctgctctataaaaataccacatgatctaacctgtcagatgaatgttgtaaataacaaaaaaaaaataatctgtgccaaaacagctatttcttgttaccttgcctcacaaaaagtgtaatatagagcaaccaaaaatcatatgtaccctaaactagtaccaacaaaacttccaccctatcccgtagtttctaaaatggggtcacttttttggagtttctactctaggggtgcatcaggggggcttcaaatgggacatggtgtcaaaaaaacagtccagcaaaatctgccttcaaaaaaaaCGTAttgccattcctttccttcttcgccttgccgtgtgcccgtacagcagtttacgaccacatatggggtgtttctgtaaactacagaatcagggccataaatatagagttttgttttggctgttaacccttgctttgtaactggaaaaaaaaatattaaaatggaaaatctgccaaaaaagtgaaattttgaaattgtatctctattttccattaaatcttgtgcaacacctaaagggttaacaacgtttgtaaaatcagttttgaataccttgaggggtgtagtttcttagatggggtcacttttatggagtttctactctaggggtgcatcaggggggcttcaaatgggacatggtgtaaaaaaaacagtccagcaaaattagccctccagaaaccaaacagcgcacctttcactctacgccccgctgtgtggccatacagtagtttacggccacatatggggtgtttctgtgaacatcagagtcagggcaataaagatacagtcttgtttggctgttaacccttgctttgttagtggaaaaaatgggttaaaattgaaaattaggcaaaaaaataaaattctcaaatttcatctccatttgccaataactcttgtgcaacacctaaagggttaacaatgtatgcaaaatcagttttgaataccttgaggggtgtagtttcttagatggggtcatttttgggtggtttctattatgtaagcctcgcaaagtgacttcagacctgaactggtccctaaaaattgagtttttgtaaatttcggaaaaatttcaagatttgcttctaaacttctaagccttataacatccccaaaaaataaaatatcattcccaaaacaattcaagcatgaagtagacatatggggaatgtaaagtcatcacaattttttggggtattactatgtattacagaagtagagaaactgaaactttgaaatttgcaaatttttcaaactttttggtaaattaggtatttttttgtgcaaaaaaaataatttttttgacttcattttaccagtgtcatgaagtacaatatgtgacgaaaaaacaatctcagaatggcctggataagtcaaagcgttttaaagttattagcacttaaagtgacactggtcagatttccaaaaaatggcctggtccttaaggtgaaaatgagcccggtcctgaaggggttaaataaatttaaaaaaattgtacatatttggtattgccacatccgtaacgatcttctctataaaaatgtcacatgaccaacccctcaggtgaatgctgtataaatacatacaaaaaaaaactgtgctaaaacaaccaattttttggtcaccttgccccataaagtgtaataaagaatgatcaaaaaatcacatgtacccaaaaatggtaccaataaaaacatcaactcttcctgcaaaaaaagagcccccgcACAAGAAGATCggcaaaaaaatatggtgttcagaaaattGAGACAcagaaacataatttttttttcaaaaattcttatgtaaaactgaaacatacaaagaaagtagacatatttgatatcattgcgtctgtaacaacctgctctataaaaatagcacatgatctaacctgtcagatgaatgttgtaaaaaataaaaaccgtgccaaaacagccatttttggttaccttgcctcacgaaAAACGTATAGAGTAATTAAAAATCTgatgtatcccaaaatagtaccaataaaactgtcaccgtatcccctagtttccaaaatggggtcactttttgggagtttctactgtaagggtgcatcaggggggcttcaaatgggacatggcatctaaaaaccagttcagcaaaatctgccttccaaaaaccacatggctctccttttcttctgcgcccttccgtgtgcccttacatcagtttaccacAAGTGGGGTGTTTatctaaaccgcagaatcagtgtaataaatataaagttttgtttggctgttaaccctcgatgtgttaaagaaaaaaatggattaaaatagaaaacctgccaaaaaagtgaaattttgaaatttcatctccattttcctttaattcttgtggaacacctaaagggttaacaaagtttgtaaaatcagtttagagtaacttgaggggtgtagtttctacaatggagtcatttatggggggtttccactatgtaagccccacaaagtgacttcagaactgaactggtccttaaaaaagttgactttggaaattttcttaaagatttcaaaaattgcttcaaaatttctaaaccttctaacgtccttaaaaaaataaaataaattacattaccaaaatgatgcccacataaagtagatatatgttAATTCAttcatattttatgaggcatcactatctgtattAAAAGCAGagcgattcaaatttagaaaacccgtctcttattggcagcagctgcggcacagggggagggagagagtgactccttctcccctgtgctgctgagggaacatgagtgcgctgacagcagcgcgctcatgttctctgatGCTGGGCTGCGCAGTAGGGCGGCCTAGTAACGATAAATGTCAAATCCTGGTATCGTATTGATAcctggacaaaagtatcgattgggtatcgatattttgatacccgcaacaaccttaGTTcatacagaggtcctgtccataaaatggctgctgatggagggtcatgtgaccagcaaaatCACTCCGTCTCCTTCATTCAAATACACTACACCTGCACTAAATTCTCAACTTTGCAAATGCAGATAGCAGATGTAGTGTATTTGAGTGGATAAGACTGAGTAATGTGTTTGGAGTTATTTTTGCCTGGTCATATGACCCTCCATCTtccgccattttatggacaggtctCCCCAATAAGGGGACGTGATTTATCAAATAAAGCAAACTGTACAGATAATCAACAAagtctatattagtaagtgtcaaaTTGTTATCCTACAgaggttactttcacatctgctttCCCTTTcctctattgagatccgtcataggatctcaataacggggaaaacacttcagttttctccccattcattgtcagtggggCAAAACGGAACTGAAGGGAACAGaaggcaccagaatgcattccgttttgtttcattgcgttcccatgatgcacacaaaagagctgcaagcagcgtttttaaatgcgtcctgggatgcggagcaagacggatccgtcatgactcacaatgtaagtcaatggagacggatccgttttctctgacacaaaagaaaactgatccagcaaaaacgcagatgtgaaagtagccatacacattggtcaaaagTAGCCaggaagtggccaacccctttaaataagaacACAAACCTAGCATCCTCCTTCGGTCTACAATCTTGATATAAAAATTTCCTGCGATCCTTATAGATCGCTCTTGTAAATGCATCGGAGATTATAGCTTCATCATAGTCCCTTCAATCTATCAGCCAATTCCAAAGATGGTTGCAGAAAAGTATTCTAGTCACTATTGATACTTCGCAGCCCGACAAACTGACCATATGGTAAAGCTTTTTTCGCACAAGTCGGGTGGCAGCTCTGAAAATGTAGCAAAGCATTTGTTGCAATTGTCTTTTTAAAACTACTAAATCGTCCCCATCTGCCTCAATTttcacatccaaaaattccaaAAAAGAATCCCCAAAAGTAGAAGTAAACTGCATATTCAAATTGTTATTAATAAATGTTGCAAAGACAGAAAATTGTTCAGCATTGCCTAACCACACTGCCTGGACATAATCTATAAATTGCATCCAATATTTCATGCACTTTAATAACAGTTGGTCGGTGCCACGTGCCGGTGCACTGGTCATATCAATGGCCACCATAGCCAAACACATTATTTGATAACACAATTCAAGCCTTTACAAATAAATCCAATGCATGACTCACTCCTAGATATCTCAAGAACATCTCCACAGCATTGATGTCATCAGCATGGTGGACTCTTGTATACAAGCTGACCACATCCATAGTGGCCAGCCTGTAAGAATCAGCCAAGTCAATTCTGCAACATTGCCTTGGTATCCAGGAGATACTAAGGGACATTCCTAAGTAATGGGAGCAGAAATCAGTCAAGGCAGCGGAAAAATGAGCCGCAGCCCGCCATGATTGATCTCTCAGGGGGTCGATTATCCTTTTATGAATTTTAGGTAGGAAATACCAATTCGGTTTAGAAGGTTCAAGTGGAAGAAGACGTTCTACAAATTTGTTAGATATGATATTATTTTGAAAGCCCTTATGCAAAAACGTACAAAGCTTGCTCAAAATTGACACAATGGGACCACATTCTAACATAGTGTATGTAACTGCATCTTGTAATTGCCACAAAGCTTGCCTATGATAATACTCACTATGCAGCACCACTATGTTCCCTACTTTGTCCGTCTGCTTAATAAATGCTTCTGAGATTTTaactatttaaggctactttcacactggcgttttggctttccgtttgtgagatccgttcagggctctcacaagcggtccaaaacggatcagttttgccctaatgcattctgaatggaaaaggatccgctcagaatgcatcagtttgcctccgttccgtctccattctgctttggaggcggacaccaaaacgctgcttgcagcgttttggtgtccgtctgacgaaacggagccaaacggatccgttctgacacacaatgtaagtcaatgggcacaatagaaaactgatccgtcctccattgactttcaatggtgttcatgacggatccgtggtaaagataatacaaacggattcgttctgaacggatgcagacatttgtattatctgaacggatccgtctgtgcagatcaatgatggatccgcaccaaacgcgagtgtgaaagtagcctaaggaccaTATTTTCACCTTAGTCAGATTACTAATTGATATTAGATATATAGCGGTCTTTACCTCACCTATAATGGCCCTAAATactaatatatacagtggatataaaaagtctacacacccctgttaaaatgtcaggtttctgtgctgtaaaaaaatgagacaaagataaatcatttcagaactttttccacctttaatgtgacctataaactgtaccactcaattgaaaaacaaactgaaatcttttaggtagagggaagaaaaaatataaaaataaaataatatggttgcataagtgtgcacacccttaaactaatactttgttgaagcaccttttgattttattacagcactcagtctttttgggtatgagtctatcggcatgacacattttgacttgccaagatttgcccactctttgcaaaaacactccaaatctgtcagattgcgagggcatctcctgtgcacagccctcttcagatcaccccacagattttcaattggattcaagtctgggctctggctgggccattccaaaactttaatcttcttctggtgaagccattcctttgttgatttggatgtatgctttgggtcgttgtcatgctgaaagatgaagttcctcttcatattcagctttctagcagaagcctgaaggttttgtgccaatattgactggtatttggaactgttcataattccctctagcttaactaaggccccagttccatctgaagaaaaacagccccttggcatgatgctgccaccaccatgcttcactgtgggtatggtgttcttttggtgatgtgcagtgttgtttttgggccaaacattttttttggaattatggccaaaaagttcaaccttggtttcatcagaccataacaccttttcccacatgcttttgggagacttcagatgtgtttttgcaaaatgtagccgagcttggatgtttttcttcgtaagaaaaggctttcgtcttgtcactctaccccatagcccagacatatgaagaatacgggagcttgttgtcacatgtaccacacagccagtacttgccacatattcctgcagctcctttaatgttgctgtaggcctcttagtagcctcccagaccagtttttttctcatcttttcatcaattttggagggacgtccagttcgtggtaatgtcactgtcgtgccatattttctccacttgatgatgtcttcactgtgttccatggtatgtcTAAtgacttggaaattcttttgtacccttctcctgactgataccttttaacaatgagatccctctgatgctttggaagctctctgtggaccatggcttttgctgtgggatgcgactaagaaaatttcagcaaagaccaactagagcagctgaactttatttggggttaatcagaggccctttaaatgatggcaggtgtatgctgactcttatttaacatgattttgaatgtgattgcttaattctgaacacagctacatccccagttataagagggtgtgcacacttatgaaaccacattattttagtttttttttgttttcttccctccacctaaaagatttcagtttgtttttcaattgagtggtatagtttataggtcacattaaaggtggaaaaagttctgaaatgatttatctttgtctcattttttttacagcacagaaacctgacattttaacaggggtataTACATATTGCCCTGTCTGACAGACATCGGTACACTAAACTAAAAACGTATggcagcacaccattacacatgcaaacaCTAGAACTAAAgattagggattattctggattaaagcggtattatacctactatacaggaaaaatagaagctctttgcgcacatttttgatcaaacgtgtgttgaGCCCATCTACTGGCATCAAGGTCAAGACATCGGTACACTGTCAGTGATGAACAGTGACAGTGTATGTATGACCTGTATGCCCGGGCACTCACTAACTAGCCaccaggagaagcaggagatcattGCCAGCTCTCCTGAATCTCCTGGTGGCTTGTTAGTCAGCACTACGGGCCTACAGATCGCATGTACACTGTCATCGCTCAACACTGACAATGTACCGCTGTCAGTTGGATagggcactatgtatgtatgtatatatatgtgtgtgtgaagACAGGTTCTCCAGGGCAACTcactggcaaaaaacaacttCATAGGCAGTTTTGTCATGAAAAAGTGCAAAATCATATTGCAAAAAATAATCAGTATCGCTTGCCCTACACATTtaacaaaaatagaaaaatatgaaACAGTTACACATTAAGCACCTTGAGAAAACATCCAAAGACGCAAAACAGCCATAGGCTGTATACCTGATTGTCCTGCTCGATTGTTTCATAGCACAGTTTTAATGGAAtgaaataaatataatttttattgattGGTGAGAGTTGtggatttatttttcttatttatctTACTAAATCTATCATGAGCTTCATTTTTTCCACTGAGCACCCGTCGATATGTGCTGTAATAAGGTTTGAGAGAATCAAGCTTCGttgttaatgctgtttccgtacagcattaaacgtATTGGCTCTGTGTGGCCAAACTTCGTCTCAAGCCAAAGTTgcacgagacttcggtgaatgtcttcggtattcctatctgtgtatttaaaaacattttaaaataggaatccgaagtcggcttttggctccacggagcccatacattttaatgctgtacagaaacatCATTAATAACAAAGTTTTTTTAACAAAtcaacttcagatctatgatccgaatCTTGAAGCCTAGCTGTAATAGCCTCTTTACTCCAAGATGACATATAGTAGTGCCCGCTATTTCTTTGCTTTAGAATGtcttattcctcatgtacacatactgtgctattgattaatgcaaagtCTGTTGAAAGGTTAGTTATGCTTTAAACATTTTCCTTATGAAAACTTTTTTCAATGCCCCTTTGACCTCCTTGTTTCTTAAGCTATAAATAAAAGGATTTAACATTGGAGCTACCACAGTATAGACAACACTCACAACCCTGTCGTAATTTACTGATGACCTAGAAGATGGACGGAGGTACATGAAAGCAATAGTCCCGTAAAATAAGATAACCACAGTGAGATGTGAGGAACAGGTGGAGAAAGCTTTGCGTCTTCCATCTGTTGATCGGATTTTTAGGATGGATGAGATGATTCTCATGTATGAATACAAAACTATTAAGAATGGGATTAAAACCGGAAGACCACCTTCTGTGTAGATCAAAAGTTTGTTGACTGAGATGTCTGAACAAGCCAGTAGCAAGAGTGGTGTCATGTCACAGAAGAAGTGATAAATTTTGTTGGACCCGCAAAAGGTCAATGTTGAAGCCATTACACTATGTAGGAGTGAATGTAACGCAGCCGCCAACCATGAGGAGACCAGCACAAGAATGCAGAATTTTCTACTGATGATCATCATGTAGTGCAATGGGTTACATATGGCTACAAATCGGTCATAGGCCATCACTGCCAAAAGAAAGCATTCTGTGCAGGCAAAACACAGGAAAAAGTACAACTGGGTGATGCAACCAATGAATGTAATCAACTTGTCATCTGTTATGAAGTTCACTAACATTTTTGGGACAATCGCTGATGTATAGCACATGTCAACAAAAGACAGATTACCCAAGAAGAAGTACATGGGAGTTTGGAGATGAGAGTCAGTTCTCACTAGGAAAATAATGGTTGAGTTTCCTATAAGGTTAAAAAGGTACATAGCCAAAAATATTACAAAGAGCAAAATCTGTTGCTTTGGAAGGCCCGAAAGTCCAACCATTAGGAATTCAGTATTTTGGCTGGAATTCATttgttctgttaaaaaaaaaaatgtataagagtTGATAATAAAtggcaaaaagaaaaagatatgGATTAATAAAGTCACACATTCTGTTGTCAGATTCAGTGGCTAGAGAAATTTCCTGAAATTTGTTTCTGGTTTGATTCAATCGAATCAGCCATTGGATTCAATTAGGTCTGAATTGAAATTGCCCTGCAAAGTTGTGTATGACTGTCTGAGATCTCGTAGGACTCTAtcgccaagacagcattagtaatgtcaaagtggcaGCAACATATATGGCTGTGGGTAAATGGATGGTAGCCGGTGGTaacaaacacactgcactgtctgatttaaaaaaaaaaaaaactttttcaggTTTAAAAgtccaaaaattatcccttttgGGGGCAGATACCTGCTGGTGTTTATAGACACAGTGGTATCAAGCAATGGCTTTTTAACATACCGtatataccctgtttccccgaaaataagacagtgtcttatattaatttttgctcccaaagatgcgctaggtcttattttcagggatgtcttatttttccatgacacagggggatcagaggggggaatcaaaatgacagaggagaatcagagggggaaattaccattttagtacccccttctgatcctcctgtgtcattttgattcccccctctgattcccctgtgtcattttaagtgatcctcctcccctgtgccagcggacagtggattatttagtctctccccccactcccaccttcaccagacaccccccccccccttccctaccTCAGTCACCCCTGTTTGTCCATGccggccagattccacacaatgtgcctGACTCCTGCCCTGCGCGACTCACTCACTGTCTAATtgtgagtcagccagactccgtcagggcagagcaagcagcaggcggcagcttgtcctggtggcggcgcgggctctctgatttaaagagcCCTCGCACTGCCTGAACAGCTCTAACTGCGCtgtggccaatcagtgagctgcgcggAGGCGCCCGCCTCTAAGGTCCAGAGGAGTCAGACGCCTTACAGTAGCTTCGGGGGCCTTATATTCCGGGGGAGGCCTTATTATCgggaggtcttattttcggggggatgccttatattacagcgagaggcaaaactggaagtaggttttattttcggggaaacacggtatatatatataaatagacttATATTATGAAGCAAATATTTATGAGCGttctattatggaagcactcattaataCACAGTAGAACCAGGGAGTGGCGAATATAGCGCTCCTGGTGCTGGTTTTACTCACCAGTCTTTGGTCTTCTGCAGGCAAAGCAATGTGTCCTGCAATTTGTGACATCATGTCCATGACCTCTGTATCAGCAAGCAGTGTCTTGGTATCAGCACCAGATTTGTAGAAGATGATTGAATGATGTGATGAAGATTGATAATTTACAAATTAATGTAAGAAATTGAACTGTGTAGCTGAAGCAACACTCACAGTAATGGAGGCCTGTGCCTGCCTAACTAACACACTGACTGACTGAGTCTGACTTCTAGCTTACTCTAAAAATCAGTTTATTGTAAATCTGTCTCTTCTCATTATGAAACACAGCTCAgtcaagagaaaaataaaaatgtatttataccCCAGAAGCTGTTCGAAAGCAGCATGGTGCCTGCAATAGCTAGAAGgtggtctttcccttctgaaccctgcagcatacccaatttctgcaaaatacctgTGGCGTCAAAATGCTCACCCCACCCCTTAATACCAAGGGtctctaaaatgtggtcacttctcaggcgttccatttattatttcaccccatAGCTGCTACACTTGGCACCACAATGGGCCTCAAAATGCCCATGGTGCTCTTATACTCCTGAGCAGTCATATATGTTCAGACAAAGGAATAGTGCTACATGTAAGGCAGGGTCGGCAACCTtgccaatttaaaaaataaaacaaagctgATGCGCTCAGTGTGCCATGCAATACAAAAAAGTCATATAACACAAACTATAAGTGACATAAACCAAATCAATTTAATTTACCATTTAGT is a genomic window of Bufo bufo chromosome 1, aBufBuf1.1, whole genome shotgun sequence containing:
- the LOC120995421 gene encoding olfactory receptor 1F1-like; protein product: MNSSQNTEFLMVGLSGLPKQQILLFVIFLAMYLFNLIGNSTIIFLVRTDSHLQTPMYFFLGNLSFVDMCYTSAIVPKMLVNFITDDKLITFIGCITQLYFFLCFACTECFLLAVMAYDRFVAICNPLHYMMIISRKFCILVLVSSWLAAALHSLLHSVMASTLTFCGSNKIYHFFCDMTPLLLLACSDISVNKLLIYTEGGLPVLIPFLIVLYSYMRIISSILKIRSTDGRRKAFSTCSSHLTVVILFYGTIAFMYLRPSSRSSVNYDRVVSVVYTVVAPMLNPFIYSLRNKEVKGALKKVFIRKMFKA